The genome window CCACTGCTTGCGATTGAACAGATTAGCAAGCTGAACATAAATTGCCGAGTCATCCCTATTATATTCTGCTCCGATATTTAGAACGAACGCTTCAGGAAGATCATTGCCTAAATGATCTTTAGTAAAATAATGCTGTAAAACATCCAGATTGAAAAACCAAACATCATAGTTATAAGAAAAACGCGAATCCAGATTTAACAGAGATCGGTAGGGAACTCTCTCGTAATTATCTTTGCTTAAATATGCAAGATCCAATTCAATATCCTGATGCATATTAAGCTTATCCAGTTTAAAAAAAGCATCCAATGTCGTCTGATTGGAGAAGATATCAGTATAGCGAACGCTTGGAATACGATACACAACACTATTTATCAAGACAGGACTGTCAACTTCATAGAGCAGCTTATTTTTCAGATTCAACCGTGCTAAAGAAAAGTTTAGTTTCTCAGGATAGAGATAATCCAAACTGGTTATAAAATTGAGGGGAACCTTTTTAAGTTTGTGAGCGTCACTAAAAGCAATCCAGGGAGATGCTTCCAGAAAAGACAGATAATCGTTACTCTCCAGAAGTGGTTCATTAGCCAAACTAAATACTCCAAAGCCGTTAACAGGATAGCGATATAAAAATTCTATAGAAGGGATGACATTGTAGGCATCCGCAGTCAAATTAATTCCTACTTTAGGGAATCGCTTAAATTCATCCTGATAGAGGGATGCTATTTGGATTCCAGCATCTCCCTCTTTGGTAAGTAATTTTGCTTTAATGTCCCACGGCTCGATCTCCATACTGGAAGCAAGATATAGATTAAGATAATTTCGTTTGTATGGGACTTCCGCAATCTTTTGATAGAGATAGCTGTAGCTTAATTGTGCGGAGATATCTTTAAAATTGGTTTCACTTAACTCAAAATAAGGTCTATAATAACTGATATTAAAATCCATCATTGTATTATCATAATCATCACCCTGCGAGGACACATTCTGAATCCTTAAGGAGAGAGGAAATTCTGGATTAATCAGCGCTCCCAGAAATAAATTATTATGAATGGAAAGCAATTCAGGAATCGGGGAACGCATATCTAAAGTATTAGTTAACGCATTTATCAAGGAACTGGAAGGATAGTAGCTGATGAAACTATTGAATCCATAATCAACATTACCCTCAAATTGCATATAGCAACGATGCTTGATTGTTTGCACCTCTGTCGGTTTTTCTGGCTCAGGAGACACATAAGGCACAAAAGCAGGTAAACTATCACCCATATCTGGTAAAGGTGAAAAAAGTAAAGACCTTCTATATAAATAAGGTTTGAAGGAGTTCTCCCCAGTAACCAATAATTCTGGTTGTTCCTGGACTTGAGCCGTTAGGACTTCCAGAATTATTAATAATGCAATTGTAAAGATAGAGCGTTTCATCTCTTTCCCTCCATAATCTCGTTCAGTTCTTTTTTATCTATTTCGTTCAAATTCGTTTCGTATTGTCTAAAATATGCCTTTGCCTCTATGTTTGCTCCCGAATCAAGTAAAGACAGCACTAAATAATAAACTGCACCGCTCTGAATATCTTTATATTCTGGAGAAAGAGCCATCACTCTTTTTAAAGTAGCTATAGCGGAAGAGTATGCTTTTGTGCTATAATCAATCATCCCAATCATCAGATAAGCGGAAGATTGATCATAATCGGCAAAACTATTGTTTATTATGTAATCAGCCAAATCTCTTGCCTCTTCAAAACATTCTGCACTATAGAGCTGACGCAAGCGGAGCAAATATACTTCCGGATGATCATCCAAATAGGCAGAGCCAAGTTTCCACAGCTCATCAAAATTTTGGTACTCATTGGCTTCGGAACACTTTAGCATTTTAACCCAGATTTCTCCATCTGGATTACTATCATAGGCAATGCGATATTTTTCCAAAGCTGAATCATAGTTACCGACTAAAAATTCGAGTTCCGCCCATTTTAAAAGGGCTTCTCTATTTCCACTTTCCTGATAGATACTGGATAGTAATGTATCCGCATCTACCAATTGATCAAGTTCCATCAAGCCAGTGGCCATAATCAGTTCGATATCTTCCTTTTTGCTTGGGGGAAATTTCGCCTTTATTTGTTCAGCCGTAGCCAGTAAATCATTCCATTGCACTTTATCAGCATAGCACTTCACGAGTATATAATTTAATTCAAATTTGATGTATTCACTATAAAAACTATCGGGCAGCGCAAGCATTTCATTATAGACATTTTCATTATTTACTTTTTTCAAAGCCAGTTCCAAGCCATTTAAGGCATCTTGGATTACATTATACTGCTGATCATCAAAATCAACCGTATTTCTAAAATGAGCAAGAATATTTATCCAGTCATCAATGGCTTTTTCGTAATTACCCATATTATAATAAGCATTGGCTATATCAGATAATGCTTCCCAAAAATGAACCGATTCAGGATACTGTTCAATGAATGAGCTGTTTAATTCCACCGCGGAATTATAATCTCCCGCGGCAAAAGCAGATTTGGCAGCTAATAACAGATAGGTCTCTGGGCTACCTTTTTGTCCGGATATTTGAAGATATAAATCGGATGCTTCTTTAAAGCGTTTCATTTGATACAAACACAATGCCCGATAGCTAAGCGCTTCTTCTTTATGCAAAGTATCACTGGCAAATTGTTCCGCTTGTAAAAACTGCGCAAGAGCAGAAGAGTAATCCTTTCTTGCCAACATTATATTACCTTTTAGAAGACAAACATCATAATTGAGTGTAAGGTCTTGCAAAAATTCTTCACTTTTAGCATAGTTATCCTGATAGTAATATATCTGAGCAATTCTTAAAGCCGTAAATGATTTTTCCGGCATCCTATCATATAAGTAAAGATAATTCTGCAAGGATGATTCATAGTTTGCCAAAAAGAAATCAATCTCCGCCTGATAGAATATTGTCTCCTGGATCAAAGGAGAATTGGGATAGAGTTCTGTAAATTCTTGAAAAAGAGATTTTGCTGCCATATAATCCTTTTCCAGATAATCTATATAGCCAAGATAAAACCATGCCCTATCTCTTCTGTTTCCAGTAGGATATAGATTCAAATATCGATTGAATGCTGCTTTTGCCAATTCAATGCGGCCTGCAGCATAAAATGCTTCCGCAGTTAAATAATCAATCCTACTCATTAACTCACGGGTTATAACATAGTGTTTGGCTTGAGCCAGTTGTTTGATTGCATCAATATAATTTCCACTTTGATAGTAAAAATATCCCAGGGTATAATATAGTTCCGCTTTCATAAACTCATCGGAGGTCTGTGACAGATAGCTATTCAATTGTTCAATTGCCGCTGCGGGATTTATCTCATAGCTCAATTTGAGATGTTCCAGCAGGGCAGGTATGGCTATTTCTTTTTCTGGGGTAGTTGACAAGACAGCTAAAAGTGAATCTGCTTGTTGTTTCTTACCTGAGTTGATATGCAGCAGCGCTTTATAATATTGAAAGCGAGGAGAATCTTGTTTAACTTTTGGTAATAGTCCTGCCACTTTTATGTAGTCGGAATCTTGCAAGTATCTCCGGATGCAAATATCAATAATTTCCGCAGGAATGGTTTTTTCTTCCAGCTGATTATCCATAATAAATTGATCAAAATCGGCATAGCGTTCATTGGAGAGTAAAAATTCCAACCAGAGACGAGCATAATTATAAAAATAATCGCTTTCAGCAGCTTGTGTTTTTAATAGTGTCAGCGCTTCTTCATCTTTTCCCAGTTGCAGATAAGTAGAATACAAAGCATAGCGAATTGCCTCGTTAGTGGGAAATGCCTTTGCTGCCTTAGTGTATGATTCTTCTGCAGCATAAAACTGTCCCTGTTTGAAATATATATCACCCCTTAGATGATCGGCAAGGTCATTATACAGTGGATTCCCAATTTTTCTTTCCAACTGCTGTAATAAAGACAGCGATGCATCATACATTTTTAATTCACTTAAGCAATAAGCGTAATTCAGTATCAAATCGGCAAGCACAGTTTGATTTAAGTTTACTTTCAGCAACGGTTCAAAAATGTAAATGGCGGTTGAATAATCTCCTCGTTCCATTGCCAGATTTCCTTCTATGTATTTTACATAAGGAAGATAAGGTGAATCGGGATAAGTAACCTTAAACATAATTATTTCTTTCTCCAAATTAGGAGAATCACCTTCTTGGACGAGTTCTGTTATATACTTATAAGTGTATGTATCACTGCTTGTTTCCGCCATCACTGAAGAGCCATCTTCTTTTACAGTTGGCTCAGCTGCATATAAGCAAATCAGGAATAGGGCAAACAGAGCGGTATAAATCCATTTCATTAGATTTGTTAAACCTTGCTTTTAGGTTTTAATGGTATAGATACAAAGACAGTGGTGCCTTCGTTTTCTTTACTCTTAATCCAAATTTTACCGGAATGCAATTCTGCAATGCGTTTGGAAGTAGTTAATCCTAAGCCAAGTCCACTGCTACGATATTCTATGGTCCCAGATTTATGTGCATAAATTTCGTTCAGTTCATAGAATTTCCGAAACACATTCCTTAGTTGATATTCAGGTATGCCGATTCCATTATCTTGAACATAGATGACTAATGCTTCTTTTCCATCTATTTTTTCACTTTGGAATGCTGATTTTCGTGCACCAATAATCACGGTGCCAAAATCATTGGTAAAGCGAATGGCATTTAAGACCAAATTATATACCATCAAATGCAGTGCTTCCCAGTTAGCTTTAATGGGTGGCAAATCTTTCTCAACTTCCAATTTTATAAACATCTTGCGATTGCGGGAAAGAATTTGCACTTCCTGATATACGATTTCCAATATTTCCTGCACGGACAGAGTTGTAAGAGGTAAAGAATTGGTTAAGTTATAAGTATTCATTGTCGTAATATCATTGGTAGTGAGAATCAGCTTTTTTACCGAATTTTCAATCTTGTTTATGATATCCGTTCTTTCTTCTTCATCAGCAAAGAGATTGCGTTTCAAACGAGTTACATAACCCTGCAAAGTTGTTAAAGGAGTATTTAATTCGTGTGCTACAATAGCCATAAATTCATCCTTCAGCGTTTCAAATGTATTAAGTTCGTTATTCTTTTGCAGTAAATTCTCGTAGAGCATAGCATTCTTTAAGGCAATATTAATTTGCTCCAATAGCAGCTTGATTATCTCGATATTTAAATACATCTCCCGCGTGTTATCGTTCAAATTATCCAGATAGATATATCCATAAACAGCGTTATCTACAATCACGGGAGCACAAAATATTGTATGCAACACATAATCTTGAACGCTAATAGCGCTTTTAAAACGGTTGTCTTCCACGGCATTGTAAGTAGATATGATTTCCTGACTACTTTGAGACGAGCTTAATACTGTTTTACTCACTCCGGAAACTACCGGTAAAATTTGTTTGGCAGAATTTAGCTGCACTTTATAGATAATAGTTCCATCGCTGTCTCTTTTAATCAGAAAACCCCGCGTGCTATTGGTAAAATCTATGCAAGCGGCAACAATAGCCGTTTCCAGTTCATTTATATTTACCGTTCTCATTAAATTATGCGTAATGGACATCAACTGGTTCATTTTTGCTATGCGCAGAGTAATCTGACTAAAATCCTCTATTCTAATAAGCAAAGCGGCAAGATGTTGTTTTGTATTGCGCATAATGGATAATTCTTGTTTAGTGTAAGGCATTTCTCCTTTATCGGAAAGTTGCAAAAACCCAATCCGTTTAGAGCCAATCTGAAAAGGAACTATCATTAAATGCCTGTTATCTTGTTCAAAGACAACCGGACTATCCATTTTATACGCTTTTTCTATGTAGGGCACAAATTCTGCGCTGAATAAATTATCCTTCCCTGTATTATAGCTTTGGAAACAAGAATAAGAAGACATTCTATCTGAATATTGCATCAAGCAGAATTGCCAAGGAGATAAAACTTGGATCAGGCCTTTCTCTATCAGAAATTTTATTCTGTCTATGCTATTAATGTTAGTTATATTAAATAGCATCTCATTCCATTTTTTGATAATTTCTCTTGTGCGTGATGCAGTGGGCAATAGAGTAAACTTTTTCAGGTTATTCAAATAATAGAGATTTACGCTTAAATAGTTCTGCCTATCGTCATTGCTGATGTTTTCGGTTATTTTCTCCAGATATGCTTTATATTTTCTCAATTCTTCCGCGGCAAAATCATCTTGCTTCAGCTCTGTGAGTATTTGGATTTTTATTTGATACAATTCAACATTTAGCTGATAATACTCGTAGGAACTCCAATCCTCCAGATATTCATTCACTTTTCTTAAAATTGCTCGCAAGGGAATGTCCGCATCCAAAAGGTCAAGTTTTAAGGATAGCACATTCAATTCGCATTGCCAATAACGATATTGATTTTCTCTAATAATAGGCGAAGCTATTTCGATAAGTTCACGAGCTCGTTCCACCTCCCCCAAGCCATAATAGCAACGGATTTGTAGGACATAGAAGACCGCTATTGCATAGTTATTGTTAATCTCACCTGCATAACGCAAGGCAATTTTAAGTTCATTCAAAGCACCTTCAAAGTCCTTTTCCGCCATTGCTGACAAGGCAAGGGCATTATGATAAAACTCTTCCTCATTTATATGTTTGTAATTGATATGTACATTTTTTGCTAATAATTTTCTCAGTTTTTTGGCATTTGCCGTTTCGTGCAAATAATAGAAATAGGTCTTTACCAGAGGATTCAATTCCTTTATCTGACCATTGATTAATTCCGGCTCATTGTCCATAATGAAACTGAAGTAATGCCCAAAACCCTTAATTTTACTTTTTGCCAAGGCAAGGTTTCTTTTCACCGCCTGAAGAAAAATATTGCTACCTTTGGAAAGAACCAGTGATTCGCATTCCAGCAATTTTTGCTCAGCCGTAAGAAAATCTCCCATTTTAATTTTTGCTTCACCTTGATTCAACAAAGCCAATGCTTTGGATACAAGAAGATTAAGCTCATCCGAATATTGATATGCCAGTTCTGAATAGTGTTCTGAGATAACCGTAAAACCCTGTCTCAGATACAGATCTGAAATATTATTGTAAATAAGCCCCAAATAGCGTTTGATATTGTATCGACGCCAAAGATTTAAGGATGTAAAAAGATGATCATTCGCTTCTTCTATTTTTTTCTGCTCACTGTAAAAAACACCTAAGTCATTATGAATAGCCGCCAAACAGATCATAACATTAGCATTATGCTCGGGAGGCAATTTTTCCAGATAGTCCTCTACCGTCTTAATTGCCATATCCAAATCTTTCATCAATGAATAGTAAACAGCCAGACGATCGATGAAAGTTATTTCCAGTTCGAGAGTCATTTTTTGCTTTAGAGCTTTATCCACATAATACTTCATTTTCTCAGTATCTATCTTAGCATAAACTCGCGAATAACCAAGCCAAATAAGTAGTTGCTGTTTGCCTGTAACGATGAAATTTTCAGCTTGTTGATATATAGTGAGTGCGGTCTGTATGTTTTCCGCCATCAAATCTACCGTCCCCAACAGATAATACTTCTCAAAAATATCAGGAAAATTGCTGAATTCCTGAATAATGAAATTGGCTCTTTCATAGAAACCAGTTATTTCCGTTTTTTCCTGAAACTTGTTGATATCGGTAATAATATCTTTTACGGATATTTGCAGGGAAGGATCCAAATCCAGATTCAGCACATTCAAAATTGCTTCAAATGCTTCTTCCTGTCTATATTCCTGATTCAGCAAATCATACATTTTCAAATAGTAGAAGCGCGCGCTAACTGGATCGTTAGCTATAAAGGAATTGATAATTAAACCCCGGCAGGATTCATAATCCAAGATTGTTTCTTTGGCATAGAACTTCAGCACTCTTTGGGATATTAAGATATGCATTTTTTCGTTGCATTCTTTATATAGACGCTGTTTTGCTTCCTTGATGGTAAAATAATAATTCTTTCCGTGTTTCCTCAATATTTCGTTATAAATGCCATCATTTAACAAAGAATACAGTTCCGTATCCTTTATTTTTAAGATAGAAAGCATCAGTTCTCTACTTAAAGGTGTCTGCACTATGCTCAATTTTTGCAAATGCAGATAGTTTACTTCTTTTAAATGGCTCAAGCGAGAATATATTGAATGTAACAGACGATTTGGCAATTGATAATCAGAAAGATTCTCAGGATAGTGCATCACCTTGTTATAATAAAGTTTATTGCGTTGAGTAAGGTCAATCAGGATTTCCACAATAAATTGAGGATTTCCTGCAGAGCGTTTGTATATCTCCGTGACTAATTCTTCCGGCACCTCATCTTTATGATATGTAGAAGTAAAACTTGCCAGTAAACGGTTTATATAACTGCGGCTTTCTTCCAAATTCAAGCTGGGAATATTAATCAGCACACTATGCTCAATCTGGTTTATTTTATTGTAATCATTACTGCTGATAACAATCATTATAGGATGTTTTACTATATAGGAAGACATATAATTGAGAAAATCAATCGTATTATGATGAACGAACTGAAAATTACGAATGATGAATATAATGGGTTTATCACTGGAAATGTCTATCAGCAAGCTTTTAACGGATTCAAAATCAAGTTTCAATTCACTGCTGGATTGAGTGACTGTTTTCGCTTCTTGTTCAGAACCAAACAGATACAAGCGGAATTTTTCCGAAATCATTTTCAGTCCGTTGTATTTTTGCATATCTTCATTGCTGAGGGATTGCACAAATTCTTTAACTAAAGCAAAAAATGCCTCATGATCAGTTTTAGAACAAGTATAGTCATAAATAAAGTATTTACCGCTGAAGAGATGGTAACGAAACAAGGAAATGATGCTGTCTTTCCCCAATCCATCTCCCCCAATCACAGAAATTATTTTGCCGTTTCCTTTTTCTATCACCGGAATATAATCAAGAATTTGATGCGAGAATTTATCTCTTATCAGGTAGCTATTGAATTTTAAAGTATTGATCATCGACCAGGAAACGGAAAAAGGATATTGCACAGGTTGAATTCTATTGATGTAATTTACGATTTCTTCACTATCAGTAAAACGATTATCCGGATTTTGATCCAACAGACGCAGGATTAATTTTTCCAGAGCCAAAGGGATATTTTTATTCAATTCACTGGGAAAATTGGGAATTATATATTGATTGCCACCCGTTATTAATGCTGATATTTGATCTATGCTAAAAGGAAAACTGCCCGTAGTAAGTTTATATAATATAACCCCTAAAGAATAAAAATCGCTGGCTTTGCTCGCCGGTTTACCCAAATAAACCTCAGGAGCAAGATAAGGAAGAGTTCCAGAAACCGCTTGAGAATCTCTGTTTGTGTCTATTTTGGAAAAACCGTAATCCAACAATTTAAGCACTATAGTATTCCCTTCCATTCTGTAAAGCACATTTTCCAGTTTCAAATCCTTGTGCAATATGTTTTGGGTATGCAAGGCATTCAAAGCATAACAAATCTGGACGGCAATTTCATATATTTGATTTATTTTATTTTTACCGAACTTGAAGGTGGAAAGCTGTTTACCATCAAAAAATTCACATAGATAATATATGTGGTCACCAATATTGCCAAAATCTACGACTTTACTAAGATTTGGATGTTCCAAGCGAGTTATATGGTGCATTTCTTCCGCAGTAAATCGCGAGTATAATTCCTCCGAAGATATATATTGAAACAGTTTCAAACTGTATATTTTCCCTGTTCTAATATCACGCACCTTAAAAACATTAGCCCAAGAACCGCTGCCTAATTGCTCCAAAACCTCATAACGGTGGTCAATAAACATAATTATTCTCCCTTGCCTTTAGGAATATTAACGCCTTTCCATCAGGCAAGCATATTGCAGGAATGCTTCCATCTAAGATGAACCCAAAACCATTGTTCTGGATGTTTATTAATTTGCTGCTCCAAAATCTTATCCAGTTCTGCCAAAATTACTTTATAGTTCTCTTCTTTATCTTCCCAATCTGGGTGCAAAATAGGTGGATAAAATTCTATCTCAATTTTATCATCATCTGTTCTAAGTGCGAAACTTGGAACTATAGGAATTTGATAACGCAAAGAAATTTTGGCTGCTCCTTTCCAGTGAGAAGCGGGAAATCCTAAAAAATCCATCACTAAACCAGACCCACCTGCATTTTGATCAATCAGAAATGCTACTACTCTATTTTCTTTTAATTCCTTTAGCATTTCTCTTAAACCGCGTTTCATATTGATTATGTGCATTCCACATCTTTTCCGAATTGCATTGGTATAGTTATCAAATAGGACATTTCTTTGGGGTTTTGCAATTCCACTAAGTGGAATACCTGCTTTGGGTAAAACTCTGGCTGCTTCCCAATTTCCGTAATGAGCGGTAGCTAATATGGCACCTCTATTCAAAGATAATGCCTCATCAATATGTTCTTTCCCTCTTAGCCGGATATTGTTATAAAGCGTATTATCATCCATAATATAGCTCTCATAAACTGATAGCGCCATATTACGGTACATTTTTTTTATGATTGCAGTTCTTTCTCGGGCTGTCTTATTGGGATAAACCTTGCCAATTTGTTTTAGAGCAACCTTTTTACGAATTCCAATAACCATACCTCCAAACCAGAATAGACCTTTAAGCACTGCTTTCGCCATCTGGGAAGGTAATATTTTTAATCCTGCCAAAGCTATTCTAAAACTTATATACTCTATGTTATTGGTCAGTTCTTGATTAGGCACTATAGGTTCCTCGTCAGTCCACAAATTCTCAAGTTGCCATTATTTTTTTCTGCCTTGAACTGACAAGTATTATCTTGTTTCAGGAATTAATTCGTTCTAATCGCTTTACAATTACACCTACTGAGACAACTCCGATAATGGAATCCACCAGTTTTCCGCGTTGATAAAATAACAAAGTGGGGATACTATGAATACTATGTTTATCTGCCAGAGCAGGATATTCATCTACATTAATTTTGTAGAATTCCATTTCCGGATACTCTTTTGCTATTTCATCCATAATTGAACCCAGAACTTCACACGGACCACACCACGGCGCCCAAAATTCTATCACAACTTTCGCTCCGGATGTTGCTTGATCAAAATTCACATCATTTAAGTCCTTAATCATTTCACTCTACCTTCTCTAATGTCATATTGGCTAAAATACCAGCTTATTAGAAACCTGCATTCCCAAAAGAAGTCCCATAAAATATAATAATCCGATATCTCGCTTTTGCCAAATAATATCTGTTGCATCCGCCTTTAACAAAACTAATATTTACACTTACCATTAGTGACCCAAGGGTATTTATTCGCTAACCCATCCTTACTCGTAAGCGCTATGTTTTTCAGAACTATGCTATAACCATC of Candidatus Cloacimonas sp. contains these proteins:
- a CDS encoding thioredoxin family protein, whose product is MIKDLNDVNFDQATSGAKVVIEFWAPWCGPCEVLGSIMDEIAKEYPEMEFYKINVDEYPALADKHSIHSIPTLLFYQRGKLVDSIIGVVSVGVIVKRLERINS
- a CDS encoding tetratricopeptide repeat protein; translation: MKWIYTALFALFLICLYAAEPTVKEDGSSVMAETSSDTYTYKYITELVQEGDSPNLEKEIIMFKVTYPDSPYLPYVKYIEGNLAMERGDYSTAIYIFEPLLKVNLNQTVLADLILNYAYCLSELKMYDASLSLLQQLERKIGNPLYNDLADHLRGDIYFKQGQFYAAEESYTKAAKAFPTNEAIRYALYSTYLQLGKDEEALTLLKTQAAESDYFYNYARLWLEFLLSNERYADFDQFIMDNQLEEKTIPAEIIDICIRRYLQDSDYIKVAGLLPKVKQDSPRFQYYKALLHINSGKKQQADSLLAVLSTTPEKEIAIPALLEHLKLSYEINPAAAIEQLNSYLSQTSDEFMKAELYYTLGYFYYQSGNYIDAIKQLAQAKHYVITRELMSRIDYLTAEAFYAAGRIELAKAAFNRYLNLYPTGNRRDRAWFYLGYIDYLEKDYMAAKSLFQEFTELYPNSPLIQETIFYQAEIDFFLANYESSLQNYLYLYDRMPEKSFTALRIAQIYYYQDNYAKSEEFLQDLTLNYDVCLLKGNIMLARKDYSSALAQFLQAEQFASDTLHKEEALSYRALCLYQMKRFKEASDLYLQISGQKGSPETYLLLAAKSAFAAGDYNSAVELNSSFIEQYPESVHFWEALSDIANAYYNMGNYEKAIDDWINILAHFRNTVDFDDQQYNVIQDALNGLELALKKVNNENVYNEMLALPDSFYSEYIKFELNYILVKCYADKVQWNDLLATAEQIKAKFPPSKKEDIELIMATGLMELDQLVDADTLLSSIYQESGNREALLKWAELEFLVGNYDSALEKYRIAYDSNPDGEIWVKMLKCSEANEYQNFDELWKLGSAYLDDHPEVYLLRLRQLYSAECFEEARDLADYIINNSFADYDQSSAYLMIGMIDYSTKAYSSAIATLKRVMALSPEYKDIQSGAVYYLVLSLLDSGANIEAKAYFRQYETNLNEIDKKELNEIMEGKR
- a CDS encoding lysophospholipid acyltransferase family protein; the protein is MPNQELTNNIEYISFRIALAGLKILPSQMAKAVLKGLFWFGGMVIGIRKKVALKQIGKVYPNKTARERTAIIKKMYRNMALSVYESYIMDDNTLYNNIRLRGKEHIDEALSLNRGAILATAHYGNWEAARVLPKAGIPLSGIAKPQRNVLFDNYTNAIRKRCGMHIINMKRGLREMLKELKENRVVAFLIDQNAGGSGLVMDFLGFPASHWKGAAKISLRYQIPIVPSFALRTDDDKIEIEFYPPILHPDWEDKEENYKVILAELDKILEQQINKHPEQWFWVHLRWKHSCNMLA
- a CDS encoding ATP-binding protein encodes the protein MFIDHRYEVLEQLGSGSWANVFKVRDIRTGKIYSLKLFQYISSEELYSRFTAEEMHHITRLEHPNLSKVVDFGNIGDHIYYLCEFFDGKQLSTFKFGKNKINQIYEIAVQICYALNALHTQNILHKDLKLENVLYRMEGNTIVLKLLDYGFSKIDTNRDSQAVSGTLPYLAPEVYLGKPASKASDFYSLGVILYKLTTGSFPFSIDQISALITGGNQYIIPNFPSELNKNIPLALEKLILRLLDQNPDNRFTDSEEIVNYINRIQPVQYPFSVSWSMINTLKFNSYLIRDKFSHQILDYIPVIEKGNGKIISVIGGDGLGKDSIISLFRYHLFSGKYFIYDYTCSKTDHEAFFALVKEFVQSLSNEDMQKYNGLKMISEKFRLYLFGSEQEAKTVTQSSSELKLDFESVKSLLIDISSDKPIIFIIRNFQFVHHNTIDFLNYMSSYIVKHPIMIVISSNDYNKINQIEHSVLINIPSLNLEESRSYINRLLASFTSTYHKDEVPEELVTEIYKRSAGNPQFIVEILIDLTQRNKLYYNKVMHYPENLSDYQLPNRLLHSIYSRLSHLKEVNYLHLQKLSIVQTPLSRELMLSILKIKDTELYSLLNDGIYNEILRKHGKNYYFTIKEAKQRLYKECNEKMHILISQRVLKFYAKETILDYESCRGLIINSFIANDPVSARFYYLKMYDLLNQEYRQEEAFEAILNVLNLDLDPSLQISVKDIITDINKFQEKTEITGFYERANFIIQEFSNFPDIFEKYYLLGTVDLMAENIQTALTIYQQAENFIVTGKQQLLIWLGYSRVYAKIDTEKMKYYVDKALKQKMTLELEITFIDRLAVYYSLMKDLDMAIKTVEDYLEKLPPEHNANVMICLAAIHNDLGVFYSEQKKIEEANDHLFTSLNLWRRYNIKRYLGLIYNNISDLYLRQGFTVISEHYSELAYQYSDELNLLVSKALALLNQGEAKIKMGDFLTAEQKLLECESLVLSKGSNIFLQAVKRNLALAKSKIKGFGHYFSFIMDNEPELINGQIKELNPLVKTYFYYLHETANAKKLRKLLAKNVHINYKHINEEEFYHNALALSAMAEKDFEGALNELKIALRYAGEINNNYAIAVFYVLQIRCYYGLGEVERARELIEIASPIIRENQYRYWQCELNVLSLKLDLLDADIPLRAILRKVNEYLEDWSSYEYYQLNVELYQIKIQILTELKQDDFAAEELRKYKAYLEKITENISNDDRQNYLSVNLYYLNNLKKFTLLPTASRTREIIKKWNEMLFNITNINSIDRIKFLIEKGLIQVLSPWQFCLMQYSDRMSSYSCFQSYNTGKDNLFSAEFVPYIEKAYKMDSPVVFEQDNRHLMIVPFQIGSKRIGFLQLSDKGEMPYTKQELSIMRNTKQHLAALLIRIEDFSQITLRIAKMNQLMSITHNLMRTVNINELETAIVAACIDFTNSTRGFLIKRDSDGTIIYKVQLNSAKQILPVVSGVSKTVLSSSQSSQEIISTYNAVEDNRFKSAISVQDYVLHTIFCAPVIVDNAVYGYIYLDNLNDNTREMYLNIEIIKLLLEQINIALKNAMLYENLLQKNNELNTFETLKDEFMAIVAHELNTPLTTLQGYVTRLKRNLFADEEERTDIINKIENSVKKLILTTNDITTMNTYNLTNSLPLTTLSVQEILEIVYQEVQILSRNRKMFIKLEVEKDLPPIKANWEALHLMVYNLVLNAIRFTNDFGTVIIGARKSAFQSEKIDGKEALVIYVQDNGIGIPEYQLRNVFRKFYELNEIYAHKSGTIEYRSSGLGLGLTTSKRIAELHSGKIWIKSKENEGTTVFVSIPLKPKSKV